The proteins below come from a single Streptomyces sp. M92 genomic window:
- the lspA gene encoding signal peptidase II: MAEAERIIGTPDTPDAAGDGQERPDAEQEQAAPERPRGKRRIAVLFAVAAFAYLLDLVSKMIVVAELEHQEPIEIFGDWLRFVAIRNAGAAFGFGEAFTVIFTVIAAIVIVVIARLARKLYSLPWAIALGMLLGGALGNLTDRIFRSPGVFEGAVVDFIAPKHFAVFNLADSAIVCGGILIVILSFRGLDPDGTVHKD, from the coding sequence GTGGCAGAGGCGGAGCGCATCATCGGTACGCCGGACACCCCGGACGCGGCGGGGGACGGACAGGAGCGGCCCGATGCCGAACAGGAGCAGGCGGCCCCGGAGCGTCCCCGGGGCAAGCGGCGGATCGCCGTGCTGTTCGCGGTAGCCGCGTTCGCGTACCTCCTCGACCTGGTCAGCAAGATGATCGTGGTCGCCGAGCTGGAGCACCAGGAGCCGATCGAGATCTTCGGAGACTGGCTGCGGTTCGTCGCGATCCGCAACGCGGGCGCGGCGTTCGGCTTCGGCGAGGCCTTCACCGTGATCTTCACGGTGATCGCGGCGATCGTGATCGTCGTGATCGCCCGCCTCGCCCGCAAGCTCTACAGCCTGCCGTGGGCGATCGCGCTCGGCATGCTGCTCGGCGGCGCGCTCGGCAACCTCACCGACCGGATCTTCCGCTCGCCCGGCGTCTTCGAGGGGGCGGTGGTGGACTTCATCGCACCCAAGCACTTCGCCGTCTTCAACCTCGCCGACTCGGCGATCGTGTGCGGCGGCATCCTGATCGTGATCCTGTCCTTCCGGGGACTGGATCCGGACGGGACCGTCCACAAGGACTGA
- a CDS encoding TraR/DksA family transcriptional regulator, giving the protein MVAKKTAQEQPETAAETTAAKETTAKKAAAKKTTAKKTTAKKSTAKKTAAEKSTKSAAKKSAAKKTAAKKSTSEKVGAAQAAEQTGATTVVAKKTPGTATAAKTAVPKARGAAADPGDLAVRPGEEPWTPEEVEEARGELQSEADRLRTEIDSSERSLQGMMRDSGDGAGDDEADTGSKNITREHELALAATAREVLTQTERALERLDAGTYGLCENCGNPIGKARMQAFPRATLCVECKQKQERRY; this is encoded by the coding sequence ATGGTGGCGAAGAAGACCGCCCAGGAGCAGCCGGAGACGGCTGCGGAGACGACCGCCGCCAAGGAGACGACGGCCAAGAAGGCAGCCGCCAAGAAGACGACGGCCAAGAAGACGACGGCCAAGAAGAGTACGGCCAAGAAGACCGCCGCCGAGAAGAGCACGAAGAGCGCGGCGAAGAAGAGCGCGGCGAAGAAGACCGCGGCGAAGAAGAGCACGTCCGAGAAGGTGGGCGCGGCGCAGGCCGCGGAGCAGACGGGAGCCACGACGGTGGTTGCGAAGAAGACTCCTGGCACGGCCACGGCGGCCAAGACCGCCGTTCCCAAGGCGCGCGGCGCCGCCGCCGACCCCGGCGACCTCGCGGTACGTCCCGGCGAGGAACCCTGGACCCCGGAAGAGGTCGAGGAGGCGCGCGGAGAGCTCCAGTCCGAGGCCGACCGGCTGCGCACCGAGATCGACTCCTCCGAGCGCTCGCTCCAGGGCATGATGCGGGACTCCGGCGACGGCGCGGGCGACGACGAGGCGGACACCGGCAGCAAGAACATCACGCGCGAGCACGAACTGGCGCTGGCGGCCACCGCGCGGGAGGTGCTCACCCAGACCGAGCGCGCCCTGGAACGCCTGGACGCGGGCACCTACGGCCTGTGCGAGAACTGCGGCAACCCCATCGGCAAGGCGCGTATGCAGGCCTTCCCGAGGGCGACCCTGTGCGTCGAGTGCAAGCAGAAGCAGGAGCGGCGGTACTGA
- the ileS gene encoding isoleucine--tRNA ligase codes for MNTQPQYRQVPAQVDLPALEHAVLDFWREQKIFAKSLEQSEGRPEWVFYEGPPTANGMPGAHHIEARVFKDVFPRFRTMRGYHVGRKAGWDCHGLPVELAVEKELGFSGKQDIEAYGIAEFNAKCRESVTRHTDAFEELTTRMGYWADLQNPYRTMDPEYIESVWWSLKTIFDKGLLVQDHRVAPWCPRCGTGLSDHELAQGYETVVDPSVYVRFPLTSGPLAGEAALLIWTTTPWTLVSNTAVAAHPEVTYVVATKGPEGTEKLVVAEPLVEKALGEGWETTGQSFTGAEMERWTYQRPFELVEFPEPAHYVVNADYVTTEDGTGLVHQSPAFGEDDLKVCRSYGLPVVNPVRPDGTFEEGLPLVGGVFFKKADEQLTEDLDARGLLFKHIPYEHSYPHCWRCHTALLYYAQPSWYIRTTEIKDRLLAENEGTNWFPDSVKHGRYGDWLNNNIDWALSRNRYWGTPLPIWRCEDDHLTCVGSRAELTELSGTDQSELDPHRPFIDDVTFTCTHEGCSLEAVRVPEVIDAWYDSGSMPFAQWGYPYKNKELFEARYPAQFICEAIDQTRGWFYTLMAVGTLVFDKSSYENVVCLGHILAEDGRKMSKHLGNILQPIPLMDQHGADAVRWFMAAGGSPWAARRVGHGTIQEVVRKTLLTYWNTVAFQALYARTTGWAPSEADPAPADRPVLDRWLLSELHALTDQVTQALDAYDTQRAGKLLSAFVDDLSNWYVRRSRRRFWQGDKAALRTLHEVVETVTKLMAPLTPFITERVWQDLVVPVTPGAPESVHLSSWPEADLSAIDPELSKQMVLVRRLVELGRATRAESGVKTRQPLSRALIGVTGFDALSPELRTQITEELNVESLASLSEVGGSLVDTTAKANFRALGKRFGKRVQDVARAVAGADAAALSLALREGTASVEVDGETITLAPDEVIITETPREGWSVASDSGATVALDLEITEELRRAGLARDAIRLIQEARKNSGLDVADRIALRWTATDEATATALTEHAGLISDEVLATDFARGEADDAYGEPFTDEGLSLTFRLRKQ; via the coding sequence TTGAATACGCAGCCGCAGTACCGCCAGGTGCCCGCCCAGGTCGACCTGCCCGCGCTCGAACACGCGGTGCTCGACTTCTGGCGCGAGCAGAAGATCTTCGCCAAGAGCCTGGAGCAGTCCGAGGGCCGTCCCGAGTGGGTGTTCTACGAGGGCCCGCCCACCGCCAACGGCATGCCCGGCGCCCACCACATCGAAGCGCGCGTCTTCAAGGACGTCTTCCCCCGCTTCCGCACCATGCGCGGCTACCACGTGGGCCGCAAGGCCGGCTGGGACTGCCACGGCCTCCCGGTCGAGCTGGCGGTGGAGAAGGAGCTGGGCTTCTCCGGCAAGCAGGACATCGAGGCGTACGGCATCGCCGAGTTCAACGCCAAGTGCCGCGAGTCGGTGACCCGCCACACGGACGCCTTCGAAGAGCTCACGACCCGCATGGGCTACTGGGCCGACCTGCAGAACCCGTACCGGACGATGGACCCTGAGTACATCGAGTCCGTCTGGTGGTCGCTGAAGACGATCTTCGACAAGGGCCTGCTGGTCCAGGACCACCGCGTCGCCCCCTGGTGCCCCCGCTGCGGCACCGGCCTGTCCGACCACGAGCTGGCCCAGGGCTACGAGACGGTCGTCGACCCGTCCGTCTACGTCCGCTTCCCGCTCACCTCCGGCCCGCTCGCCGGCGAGGCCGCGCTGCTGATCTGGACGACCACGCCCTGGACGCTGGTCTCCAACACGGCGGTGGCCGCCCACCCCGAGGTGACCTACGTCGTCGCGACGAAGGGCCCAGAAGGCACGGAGAAGCTGGTCGTCGCCGAGCCGCTGGTGGAGAAGGCCCTCGGCGAGGGCTGGGAGACCACCGGCCAGTCCTTCACCGGCGCCGAGATGGAGCGCTGGACGTACCAGCGCCCCTTCGAGCTGGTCGAGTTCCCCGAGCCCGCCCACTACGTGGTGAACGCCGACTACGTCACCACCGAGGACGGCACCGGTCTGGTCCACCAGTCCCCCGCCTTCGGTGAGGACGACCTCAAGGTCTGCCGCTCCTACGGCCTGCCCGTGGTCAACCCGGTCCGCCCGGACGGCACCTTCGAGGAGGGCCTGCCTTTGGTCGGCGGCGTCTTCTTCAAGAAGGCCGACGAGCAGCTCACCGAGGACCTGGACGCCCGGGGCCTGCTCTTCAAGCACATCCCGTACGAGCACAGCTACCCGCACTGCTGGCGCTGCCACACCGCGCTGCTGTACTACGCGCAGCCGTCCTGGTACATCCGCACCACGGAGATCAAGGACCGCCTCCTGGCGGAGAACGAGGGCACCAACTGGTTCCCGGACTCGGTCAAGCACGGCCGGTACGGCGACTGGCTCAACAACAACATCGACTGGGCGCTCTCCCGCAACCGCTACTGGGGCACCCCCCTGCCGATCTGGCGCTGCGAGGACGACCACCTCACCTGCGTCGGCTCCCGCGCGGAGCTCACCGAGCTGTCCGGCACCGACCAGTCGGAGCTGGACCCGCACCGTCCGTTCATCGACGACGTCACCTTCACCTGCACCCACGAGGGCTGCTCCCTCGAAGCGGTGCGCGTGCCGGAGGTCATCGACGCCTGGTACGACTCGGGCTCGATGCCGTTCGCGCAGTGGGGCTACCCGTACAAGAACAAGGAGCTGTTCGAGGCCCGCTACCCGGCGCAGTTCATCTGCGAGGCCATCGACCAGACGCGCGGCTGGTTCTACACGCTGATGGCGGTCGGCACCCTGGTCTTCGACAAGTCCTCGTACGAGAACGTGGTCTGCCTCGGTCACATCCTCGCCGAGGACGGCCGCAAGATGTCCAAGCACCTGGGCAACATCCTGCAGCCGATCCCGCTGATGGACCAGCACGGCGCCGACGCGGTCCGCTGGTTCATGGCGGCCGGCGGTTCCCCGTGGGCGGCCCGTCGCGTCGGCCACGGCACCATCCAGGAGGTCGTCCGCAAGACGCTCCTCACCTACTGGAACACGGTCGCCTTCCAGGCCCTGTACGCCCGCACCACGGGCTGGGCGCCGAGCGAGGCCGACCCGGCCCCGGCCGACCGCCCGGTGCTGGACCGCTGGCTGCTGTCCGAGCTGCACGCGCTGACCGACCAGGTCACCCAGGCGCTGGACGCGTACGACACCCAGCGCGCCGGCAAGCTGCTGTCCGCGTTCGTCGACGACCTGTCCAACTGGTACGTCCGCCGCTCGCGCCGCCGCTTCTGGCAGGGCGACAAGGCCGCGCTGCGCACGCTGCACGAGGTCGTCGAGACGGTCACCAAGCTGATGGCCCCGTTGACCCCCTTCATCACCGAGCGGGTCTGGCAGGACCTGGTCGTGCCGGTCACCCCGGGCGCGCCGGAGTCGGTGCACCTGTCGTCGTGGCCGGAGGCCGACCTGTCGGCCATCGACCCCGAACTGTCCAAGCAGATGGTGCTGGTGCGCCGCCTGGTCGAGCTGGGCCGCGCCACGCGCGCCGAGTCGGGCGTCAAGACCCGTCAGCCGCTCAGCCGCGCGCTGATCGGCGTGACCGGCTTCGACGCCCTCTCCCCCGAGCTGCGCACGCAGATCACGGAGGAGCTGAACGTCGAGTCCCTCGCGTCGCTGAGCGAGGTCGGCGGCTCCTTGGTCGACACCACCGCGAAGGCCAACTTCCGGGCGCTGGGCAAGCGGTTCGGCAAGCGGGTCCAGGACGTGGCCAGGGCGGTCGCGGGCGCGGACGCCGCCGCGTTGTCCCTCGCGCTGCGCGAGGGCACGGCGTCGGTGGAGGTCGACGGCGAGACGATCACCCTCGCTCCGGACGAGGTGATCATCACGGAGACGCCGCGCGAGGGCTGGTCGGTCGCCTCCGACTCGGGCGCGACGGTGGCGCTGGACCTGGAGATCACGGAGGAGCTGCGCCGGGCGGGTCTCGCGCGGGACGCGATCCGGCTGATCCAGGAGGCCCGCAAGAACAGCGGGCTGGACGTCGCGGACCGGATCGCGCTGCGGTGGACGGCCACGGACGAGGCGACGGCCACCGCGCTGACCGAGCACGCGGGTCTGATCTCCGACGAGGTCCTCGCGACGGACTTCGCGCGGGGTGAGGCGGACGACGCGTACGGGGAGCCGTTCACGGACGAGGGGCTGTCCCTGACGTTCCGGCTGCGCA